The genomic segment TGCCTGGGCGGACTAGTCCGTTGCCTGCCTGGGCGGACTAGTCCGTTGCCTGTCTGGGCGGACTAGTCCGTTGCCTGCCTGGGCGGACTAGTCCGTTGCCTGCCTGGGCGGACTAGTCCGTTGCCTGCCTGGGCGGACTAGTCCGTTGCCTGCCTGGGCGGACTAGTCCGTTGCCTGCCTGGGCGGACTAGTCCGTTGCCTGCCTGGGCGGACTAGTCCGTTGCCTGCCTGGGCGGACTAGTCCTGCCTGGGCGGACTAGTCCGTTGCCTGCCTTGGGCGGACTAGTCCGTTGCCTGCCTGGGCGGACTAGTCCGTTGCCGCCTGGGCGGACTAGTCCGTTGCCGCCTGGGCGGACTAGTCCGTTGCCTGCCTGGGCGGACTAGTCCGTTGCCTGCCTGGGCGGACTAGTCCGTTGCCTGCCTGGGCGGACTAGTCCGTTGCCTGCCTGGGCGGACTAGTCCGTTGCCTGCCTGGGCGGACTAGTCCGTTGCCTGCCTGGGCGGACTAGTCCGTTGCCTGCCTGGGCGGACTAGTCCGTTGCGGAGGGgatggcacaccagtatcaccagCAGTACATTTAGCCTACAGTTAATTCCCatcatttctaatctacaatgtttgtttggttacggtaatgcattcaatatattattattacagtcttaccattgtcattgtaggagtggacacattgtttgcagagcttacaacctaggctacacttgtgagaaacgttttggtttatttcattccatttacgagttgtcaatttattcattgtcttttgGTTAGagtgctcctgtcaatgttgagtaaagaCACACACCTGATTACGCattgaagtaggcctataggctagctggcctctgtgcaaatgtaggcctataaatgtgcccatttggggatcaaactatttctgattgtcttaactcaccgtCACTGTGGAGtttctgaaataaaaaaatgttcagctcaaacagcaagtaaacaaagtctgtttctACATCCATtaagaatgacaatagttcctcaacgtagcctatttgaaaactctttccatctctctcccttttgATAACCACCAAAACTGTCATGCTCTGATCTGGTGGAAACATCAGAAAacaggcctacctgattacttcttatcccttgtgCAAAATAGCCTatagctgtgtctgtctgtctggagctcGCTGGCACGAGAAACTCTGAGGGCCCtaaatattttatacattgttgcaagtttgctagcacAGGCCAGACCAAATGAATAGTTGATAGAATGTTTCAAGTttcttgcagacaggccatgtgtagccaattTGATTAATAGGATATCtattttcatcaggatattttctacctgcagactgcaatgtttttatttgttggctttatgtaagcTAGTTTTGGCAATGGCaatagatttgtataattttaatttttatataattttgattaaccacatgacattgATTTGAGATATATAGACTTTATTATGAATGAAATGAAACTCTTCCACAAAAATATGCAAATGAAAATCATAAcgcagcagcgggaggaggagaGTCGGGAACAGATTTATTGTCTTCTGGTTACGCTATATTGATCTCTGGCTTCCTCGTGAGTATTTTGTGTGTCTTCATTTTTAAGTTgcagtgcttaaagcatcagataagctcagtagcctacatatagttgattttattcaaacacatatggaaaaatacacgatttcaaatgtaaaaaaatcaaCAAGGGAACGATTGGTCGAAAGAAAACACTCGGTTGTCCAGGATATCTTTTTTTTTGTCGGGACAGCCCTAATAGCTTTATTCCCTGTATTGAACAGCCTACTGTTATGAAGTCATATGTATATCTCACCAACTGACTGGTTCTTctgatgttgttcacacaggagaccatgttgagacattctctacatccagagagcaacagcaggaagatcacagagctaagaggtctcaccactgcccacattgtgaggagattttcccatttctatcaaagctaaaaatacaccttaaaACACACACTGAAGAGAATCTGTATCCCTGtaatgactgtgggaagagattcacgaCATCAAGGTctctgacagttcatcagagaatacacacaggagagaagccttactcctgctctgactgttggaagagtttctctcgactgggcaacttaaaaacacatgaacgtatacatacaggagtgaaaccttactcctgctctgactgtggaaaaagtttctctcgactgggtgacttaaaaacacatgaactTATACATACTGgagtgaagccttactcctgctctgactgtggaaagcaTTTCTCTCGACTGGGCCACTTAAAAACACATGCAcatatacatacaggagagaagccttactcctgctctgactgtggaaagtgGTTCTCTCGACTGGgcaacttaaaaacacatgaacgtatacatacaggagtgaagccttactcctgctctgactgtggaaagagtttctctcgactgggCGACTTAACaacacatgaacgtatacatacaggactgaattcttactcctgctctgactgtgggaagagtttcactcGACTGGGccacttaaaaacacatgaacgtatacatacaggagtgaAGCCTTACCTCTGCtttgactgtggaaagagtttctctctaCTGGAAAACTTAAAAagacatgaacgtatacatacaggagtgaagccttactcctgctctgattgtgtaaaatgcttcacaacatcagctgacctaaaagttcatcagagaacacacacaggagagaagccttactcctgctctgattgtgtaaaatgcttcacaacatcaactgaccTAAaagttcaccagagaacacacacgggagagaagccttactcctgctttgactgtggaaagagtttctctcgactggCCCAGTTAAAAAGACACCAAGGTAATCATAAAGGAGAGAAGTATTATCACTGATCTGACTGTAGATTTTGTTTTTTATCAACAGCTGAGATAAAAgggtcatcagagaacacacagaggagagaagccttacttcttcTCTTAATGTGGCAATGTGGATACACACTTGAGAGAAGCCTTACAGATTGGTGTCTTTTTAAATGGCCCAATGTATGCATAAAGGAGGGAAGTCTCATCAGTTTTCTCAGACCAGCTAAGATTAGTCACTCCACTTAATTCTCATCttataaaataattggcaactttGAATTGGATCAAATGAAGAAAGCGTAGAACACTCTTGTAATCCTATTGTTTCTCACTGTGAGAACCGTGCAGAAAAAAGGGAGCATTCTAGAATGTTAGTCTCTTCTCTTTACTGATCAGTGTGCACCTTGTTGATCTTGGATTTGCAATTATGGTTGAATATCCTCTGTGAGGCGTCTCGCAATGGAGTCTGATGGTTGACTGGATGGTACTGCTTCCCtctgcagttttctgtgggaatgagcttgtatacacaacatatactgagtgtacaaaacattaaggacacctgctctttccataacatagactgtttctgtacagcactttgtgacatcggctgatgtaaaaagggctgtataaatacatttgataaatttgattgattgaagtcCGAGATCAACCTCCTGGTCCTCCTCTGTGGATGCCACATCCCCTCCCATTGTTACGGAGTGTATGAACACATTTTGAACAATGGCTTCCTAAAATGCTGTGTTGGTTACTAACACAATAGGAAAGGTTGTGGTAGATGTGGACCATCACAGGTGAGTTCACAGCTCTTCCACTCTGAACAATGGGGCATGGAAAGGGTAACACAAGCTTCCTTTCTGGTTCCATTCCCCAATAGTAAGTGGGTCATACTTGAATTGTGG from the Salmo salar chromosome ssa17, Ssal_v3.1, whole genome shotgun sequence genome contains:
- the LOC106575361 gene encoding zinc finger protein 239-like isoform X1; amino-acid sequence: MASVKLEDCSQTLELNVIIKDEEEEEKIRTTVNHGDHVETFSTSREQQQEDHRAKRSHHCPHCEEIFPFLSKLKIHLKTHTEENLYPCNDCGKRFTTSRSLTVHQRIHTGEKPYSCSDCWKSFSRLGNLKTHERIHTGVKPYSCSDCGKSFSRLGDLKTHELIHTGVKPYSCSDCGKHFSRLGHLKTHAHIHTGEKPYSCSDCGKWFSRLGNLKTHERIHTGVKPYSCSDCGKSFSRLGDLTTHERIHTGLNSYSCSDCGKSFTRLGHLKTHERIHTGVKPYLCFDCGKSFSLLENLKRHERIHTGVKPYSCSDCVKCFTTSADLKVHQRTHTGEKPYSCSDCVKCFTTSTDLKVHQRTHTGEKPYSCFDCGKSFSRLAQLKRHQGNHKGEKYYH